The Pasteurella multocida genome contains a region encoding:
- the tnpA gene encoding IS200/IS605 family transposase — MASKSNDDSSLSHTRWNCKYHIVFIPKYRRKAIYGKLRVDIGGILRQLCHYKNVEIIEAYAMKEHIHMLLRIPPKLAVSSFMGYLKGKSSLMIFERHANLKYKYGNRNFWAKGYYVSTVGLNTKIVEEYIRNQEKEDMIQDNLSKKEYMDPFKG, encoded by the coding sequence ATGGCAAGTAAATCCAATGACGATTCAAGTCTATCACACACAAGATGGAACTGTAAGTACCACATAGTCTTTATCCCTAAGTATAGGAGAAAAGCAATTTATGGAAAATTGCGAGTTGATATAGGAGGGATACTAAGACAATTATGTCACTACAAGAATGTAGAGATAATAGAGGCATATGCAATGAAAGAGCATATCCATATGCTGTTAAGGATACCTCCGAAACTGGCCGTTTCAAGTTTTATGGGGTATTTAAAAGGTAAGTCATCGCTAATGATATTTGAAAGACATGCAAATTTGAAATATAAGTATGGGAATCGAAATTTTTGGGCGAAAGGCTATTATGTAAGTACAGTAGGTTTAAATACAAAAATTGTAGAGGAATATATCCGAAATCAGGAAAAGGAAGATATGATTCAGGATAATTTATCGAAGAAAGAATATATGGACCCCTTTAAGGGGTAG
- the carB gene encoding carbamoyl-phosphate synthase large subunit encodes MPKRTDINTILIIGAGPIVIGQACEFDYSGAQACKALREEGYKVVLVNSNPATIMTDPDMADVTYIEPIEWRTVEKIIEKERPDAILPTMGGQTALNCALDLSKNGVLKKYNVELIGAKEDAIDKAEDRGRFKEAMEKIGLSTPKSFVCHTLEEAWAAQSEVGFPTLIRPSFTMGGSGGGIAYNKDEFYAICERGFDASPTHELLIEQSVLGWKEYEMEVVRDKADNCIIVCSIENFDPMGVHTGDSITVAPAQTLTDKEYQIMRNASIAVLREIGVDTGGSNVQFAINPENGEMIVIEMNPRVSRSSALASKATGFPIAKVAAKLAVGYTLNELRNDITGGLIPASFEPSIDYVVTKVPRFAFEKFPQADDRLTTQMKSVGEVMAMGRTFQESLQKALRGLETGICGFNLMSEEPEKIRQELGNPGPIRILYVADAFGAGFTLDEVHHYSKIDPWFLIQIQDLVLEELALEKRTLDDLDYAELRRLKRKGFSDKRIAQLTKSAESAVRNKRVSLNLHPVYKRVDTCAGEFTSDTAYLYSTYEEECESRPSDKKKIMILGGGPNRIGQGIEFDYCCVHASLALREAGFETIMVNCNPETVSTDFDTSDRLYFEPLTLEDVLEIIHVEKPHGVIVHYGGQTPLKLANDLHANGVNIIGTSADSIDAAEDRERFQQILHKLHLKQPTNRTARNAEEAVKLAEEVGYPLVVRPSYVLGGRAMQIVYNVDELQRYMREAVSVSNDSPILLDHFLNNAIEVDVDCICDGAEVVIGGIMQHIEQAGIHSGDSACSLPPYSLSQEVQDEIRRQTAEMAFALGVKGLMNVQFAVQDGVIYVLEVNPRASRTVPFVSKATGRPLAKIAARVMAGESLKAQGIQGEVIPPFYSVKEAVFPFIKFPGVDTVLGPEMRSTGEVMGVGTTFAEAFLKAQLGANERIPKTGKVFLSVNDADKPRLLPIARQLQESGYGLCATLGTAKFLREHGVAVQIINKVREGRPNIVDAIKNGEIAMVINTVSGLAETVTDGHAIRRSALQQKVFLQTTLAGAEALAGSVEYLADSEVYSLQDLHQRLL; translated from the coding sequence ATGCCAAAACGTACAGATATAAACACCATATTAATCATCGGCGCAGGTCCGATTGTGATTGGGCAAGCGTGTGAGTTTGACTATTCGGGGGCGCAGGCGTGTAAAGCGTTGCGAGAAGAAGGCTATAAAGTGGTATTGGTGAACTCTAACCCCGCCACCATCATGACCGATCCCGATATGGCGGATGTGACCTATATTGAGCCGATAGAGTGGCGAACAGTTGAAAAAATCATCGAAAAAGAGCGTCCAGATGCCATTTTACCCACCATGGGTGGACAAACCGCATTAAACTGTGCGTTGGATTTATCCAAAAACGGCGTGTTGAAAAAATACAATGTCGAGCTGATTGGGGCAAAAGAAGATGCCATTGATAAAGCAGAGGACCGTGGGCGTTTCAAAGAGGCAATGGAAAAAATCGGTTTAAGTACACCAAAATCCTTTGTTTGTCATACCTTGGAAGAGGCATGGGCGGCACAATCTGAAGTGGGTTTCCCGACTTTGATTCGTCCGTCTTTTACTATGGGCGGTTCTGGTGGCGGGATTGCGTATAACAAAGATGAATTTTATGCCATTTGTGAACGAGGATTTGATGCTTCACCGACCCATGAATTACTCATTGAACAATCTGTATTAGGTTGGAAAGAATATGAAATGGAAGTAGTACGCGATAAAGCAGATAACTGCATTATCGTATGTTCGATTGAAAACTTCGATCCAATGGGCGTACATACAGGGGATTCGATCACCGTTGCACCAGCACAAACCTTAACCGATAAAGAATACCAGATCATGCGTAACGCCTCGATTGCGGTATTACGTGAAATCGGCGTAGATACGGGAGGATCAAACGTCCAATTTGCGATTAATCCAGAAAATGGAGAAATGATCGTGATTGAAATGAACCCACGTGTTAGCCGGTCTTCCGCCCTTGCTTCCAAAGCAACGGGGTTCCCTATTGCCAAGGTAGCAGCGAAATTAGCCGTCGGTTACACCTTAAACGAACTCCGTAATGATATTACGGGAGGATTAATTCCTGCGTCCTTTGAGCCTTCTATTGACTATGTTGTGACGAAAGTCCCACGTTTTGCGTTTGAGAAATTCCCACAAGCGGATGATCGCTTAACCACACAAATGAAATCAGTGGGGGAAGTGATGGCAATGGGACGTACTTTCCAAGAATCCTTACAAAAAGCCTTACGTGGTTTAGAAACAGGCATTTGTGGCTTTAATTTAATGTCAGAAGAGCCGGAAAAAATTCGTCAAGAATTGGGTAATCCGGGACCTATCCGTATTCTTTATGTTGCAGACGCGTTTGGTGCAGGCTTCACTTTAGACGAAGTCCATCATTACAGTAAAATTGATCCATGGTTCTTAATCCAAATTCAAGATTTGGTGCTAGAAGAACTTGCCCTTGAGAAGCGTACATTAGATGATCTGGATTATGCCGAGCTTCGTCGTTTAAAGCGCAAAGGCTTCTCAGATAAACGTATTGCTCAACTGACTAAATCAGCGGAAAGTGCGGTCAGAAATAAGCGCGTTTCTTTAAACTTACACCCTGTTTATAAGCGAGTGGATACTTGTGCGGGTGAGTTTACCTCGGATACCGCCTATTTATATTCCACTTACGAGGAAGAATGTGAAAGCCGTCCGTCAGATAAGAAAAAAATCATGATTTTAGGTGGGGGACCGAACCGGATTGGACAAGGCATTGAATTCGATTATTGCTGTGTACACGCCTCACTTGCTCTACGTGAAGCGGGTTTTGAAACCATTATGGTGAACTGTAACCCAGAAACCGTATCGACGGATTTTGATACCTCTGATCGTCTTTATTTTGAGCCATTGACGCTAGAAGATGTCCTTGAAATTATCCATGTAGAAAAACCACATGGCGTGATTGTGCATTATGGTGGTCAAACACCACTTAAACTTGCCAATGATCTACATGCCAATGGTGTGAACATTATTGGGACATCCGCAGACAGCATTGATGCGGCAGAAGACCGTGAACGTTTCCAACAAATTTTGCATAAATTACATCTGAAACAACCAACCAACCGCACAGCACGCAATGCGGAAGAAGCGGTGAAACTCGCTGAAGAAGTAGGCTATCCGTTGGTGGTGCGTCCGTCTTATGTGTTAGGTGGGCGAGCGATGCAAATCGTGTATAACGTGGATGAATTACAGCGTTATATGCGTGAGGCAGTGTCAGTGTCTAACGACAGTCCAATTTTATTGGATCACTTCTTAAATAATGCGATTGAAGTGGATGTGGATTGTATCTGTGACGGTGCGGAGGTCGTGATCGGTGGGATTATGCAACATATTGAACAAGCGGGTATTCACAGTGGGGATTCCGCTTGCTCGTTACCCCCTTATTCCTTAAGCCAAGAGGTGCAAGATGAAATCCGTCGTCAAACGGCAGAGATGGCATTTGCGTTAGGGGTGAAAGGGTTAATGAACGTACAATTTGCGGTACAAGACGGCGTGATTTATGTATTAGAAGTCAATCCACGTGCAAGTCGAACGGTTCCTTTTGTGAGTAAAGCAACAGGGCGCCCACTTGCCAAAATTGCGGCACGTGTGATGGCGGGTGAAAGCCTGAAAGCACAGGGTATTCAAGGGGAAGTGATTCCACCATTCTATTCGGTGAAAGAAGCCGTCTTCCCATTCATCAAATTCCCGGGCGTCGATACGGTGTTAGGTCCTGAAATGCGTTCAACCGGTGAAGTGATGGGCGTGGGGACAACCTTTGCTGAAGCGTTCTTAAAAGCCCAGCTTGGTGCCAACGAACGTATTCCAAAAACCGGTAAAGTGTTTTTGTCGGTGAATGATGCAGATAAACCACGTTTATTACCTATTGCACGTCAATTACAAGAATCAGGTTATGGCTTATGTGCGACTTTAGGTACGGCAAAATTCCTGCGTGAGCACGGTGTTGCGGTACAAATTATTAATAAAGTGCGTGAAGGTCGCCCGAATATTGTTGACGCGATTAAAAATGGTGAAATTGCTATGGTGATCAATACGGTGAGCGGCTTAGCTGAAACCGTAACGGATGGACACGCCATTCGTCGCAGTGCGTTGCAACAAAAAGTATTTTTACAAACTACCCTTGCGGGGGCGGAAGCCTTAGCGGGCAGTGTGGAATACCTTGCTGATTCTGAAGTGTATTCGTTACAGGATTTACACCAACGTTTACTGTAA
- a CDS encoding DJ-1/PfpI family protein has protein sequence MNIYCLLFDDYETLDLMGPIEFLFRLPNVQLHYISKQGGLIKSYQGFKTDTVSITCLPEKSILLIPGGQGTRQLVKDMPFLTWLTQLVDEAEFCLSVCTGSALLAAMKQLDGKWATSNKLAFEWVRQINPDVKWKAVARWVRDGKFYSSSGVTAGMDMTLGFIHDHYGQGLAQQIANQTEYIWNADPNKDEFASLYGYSAKSNMTKA, from the coding sequence ATGAATATTTATTGCTTATTATTTGATGATTACGAAACACTGGACTTAATGGGACCGATTGAGTTTTTGTTTCGACTTCCAAATGTACAACTTCATTATATTTCCAAGCAAGGTGGACTGATTAAAAGTTATCAAGGCTTTAAAACAGATACAGTTTCTATCACCTGTTTGCCAGAAAAAAGTATATTGCTGATTCCTGGTGGGCAAGGGACACGACAACTAGTCAAAGATATGCCGTTTTTAACTTGGTTAACCCAACTTGTGGATGAGGCTGAGTTTTGTCTGAGTGTTTGTACAGGCTCTGCTTTATTGGCTGCCATGAAACAACTTGACGGAAAATGGGCGACATCCAATAAATTAGCATTTGAGTGGGTTCGTCAGATAAATCCAGATGTGAAGTGGAAAGCTGTCGCTCGTTGGGTAAGAGATGGTAAGTTTTATAGTTCATCTGGTGTGACTGCTGGCATGGATATGACCTTAGGTTTTATTCATGATCATTACGGTCAAGGCTTAGCACAACAGATAGCTAATCAAACGGAATATATTTGGAACGCTGATCCTAATAAAGATGAATTTGCTTCATTATATGGTTATTCCGCTAAAAGTAACATGACAAAAGCATAA